Proteins encoded by one window of Inmirania thermothiophila:
- the bcrA gene encoding benzoyl-CoA reductase subunit A has protein sequence MKCYIGIDLGSTTTKAVVMDGKGEVLGRGITNSRSNYDTASAVAKQEALIDARLTLVRRALAEEAALAGAAEGVLEGLERNFRLEQFLEQLEDLERTCLANAEHDRHEDLRKAMAEALEEIFGRLRADAEHLYAPGAERKSDFFRDIAGSRYMQRAEEVAREAGLPFDPLLNVYDKSIIEVENRPPAGDIGGKFLRALGRVLAEGGVHADHEAVRAAVERALAVELEEGYVVGTGYGRVRLPFSKEHIRSEILCHGLGAHLMYPGTRTVLDIGGQDTKGIQVDENGIVVNFQMNDRCAAGCGRYLGYIADEMNLGLHELGPLAMQAKKTIRINSTCTVFAGAELRDRLALGERREDILAGLHRAIILRAMSILSRAGGVQNEFTFTGGVAKNEAAVRELRKLVKENYGDVKININPDSIYTGALGAAEFARRAVEA, from the coding sequence ATGAAGTGCTACATCGGCATCGACCTCGGCTCCACCACCACCAAGGCGGTGGTGATGGACGGCAAGGGCGAGGTCCTGGGGCGCGGCATCACCAACTCGCGCTCCAACTACGACACCGCGAGCGCGGTGGCCAAGCAGGAGGCCCTCATCGACGCCCGGCTGACCCTGGTGCGGCGTGCGCTGGCGGAGGAGGCGGCGCTTGCGGGGGCGGCCGAGGGGGTGCTCGAGGGGCTCGAGCGCAACTTCCGCCTCGAGCAGTTCCTGGAGCAGCTCGAGGACCTGGAGCGGACCTGCCTCGCCAACGCCGAGCACGACCGCCACGAGGACCTGCGCAAGGCCATGGCGGAGGCGCTGGAGGAGATCTTCGGCCGGCTGCGCGCCGACGCCGAGCACCTCTACGCCCCCGGCGCCGAGCGCAAGTCCGACTTCTTCCGCGACATCGCCGGCTCGCGCTACATGCAGCGGGCCGAGGAGGTGGCGCGCGAGGCCGGGCTGCCCTTCGATCCCCTCCTCAACGTCTACGACAAATCCATCATCGAGGTGGAGAACCGGCCCCCGGCCGGGGACATCGGCGGCAAGTTCCTGCGCGCGCTGGGGCGGGTCCTCGCCGAGGGCGGGGTCCACGCCGACCACGAGGCGGTGCGTGCGGCGGTGGAGCGGGCGCTCGCGGTGGAGCTCGAGGAGGGCTACGTGGTGGGCACGGGCTACGGCCGCGTGCGCCTGCCCTTCTCCAAGGAGCACATCCGCTCCGAGATCCTCTGCCACGGCCTCGGCGCGCACCTGATGTACCCGGGGACCCGCACCGTGCTCGACATCGGCGGCCAGGACACCAAGGGCATCCAGGTGGACGAGAACGGCATCGTCGTCAACTTCCAGATGAACGACCGCTGTGCCGCAGGGTGCGGGCGCTATCTCGGCTACATCGCGGACGAGATGAACCTCGGCCTGCACGAGCTGGGCCCCCTCGCCATGCAGGCGAAGAAGACCATCCGCATCAACTCCACCTGCACCGTGTTCGCCGGCGCCGAGCTGCGCGACCGCCTGGCCCTCGGCGAGCGGCGCGAGGACATCCTGGCGGGCCTGCACCGCGCCATCATCCTGCGCGCGATGTCGATCCTCTCGCGCGCGGGCGGGGTGCAGAACGAGTTCACCTTCACCGGGGGCGTGGCCAAGAACGAGGCCGCTGTGCGCGAGCTCAGGAAGCTGGTGAAGGAGAACTACGGCGACGTGAAGATCAACATCAACCCCGATTCCATCTACACCGGGGCGCTGGGGGCGGCCGAGTTCGCCCGCCGCGCCGTGGAGGCGTGA
- a CDS encoding CBS and ACT domain-containing protein, producing MVVEEIMTRDVVSVRPDTKLTRMSELMRERKVRHLPVVDEEGRLVGILSHRDIQRATPSAITTLDVGEVNYLLSRITAERIMHRDVVTCRPDTLVEQAGCLMRERKVGCLPVVDDEGRLVGILTGIDLVDFFMDITGCRAEGTVRIEAHLPDRPGQLAEFLGVLAREGAYVATVVAPLNPVAEGQRAVIVRIRAEDPERVLGALRAASYEIVRVHHPEPGCVAG from the coding sequence ATGGTGGTCGAGGAGATCATGACCCGCGACGTGGTGTCGGTGCGCCCCGACACCAAGCTCACCCGCATGAGCGAGCTCATGCGCGAGCGCAAGGTGCGCCACCTGCCGGTGGTGGACGAGGAGGGCCGCCTCGTGGGCATCCTCTCCCACCGCGACATCCAGCGCGCCACCCCGTCGGCCATCACGACCCTGGACGTGGGTGAGGTCAACTACCTGCTCTCGCGCATCACCGCCGAGCGGATCATGCATCGGGACGTCGTCACCTGCCGCCCCGACACCCTGGTGGAGCAGGCCGGCTGCCTCATGCGCGAGCGCAAGGTGGGGTGCCTGCCGGTGGTGGACGACGAGGGCCGGCTCGTGGGCATCCTCACCGGCATCGACCTCGTCGACTTCTTCATGGACATCACCGGCTGCCGCGCCGAGGGCACGGTGCGCATCGAGGCGCATCTGCCGGACCGGCCGGGGCAGCTCGCCGAGTTCCTCGGCGTCCTTGCGCGGGAGGGGGCCTACGTCGCCACGGTGGTGGCGCCGCTCAATCCGGTGGCGGAGGGGCAGCGGGCGGTCATCGTGCGCATCCGCGCCGAGGACCCGGAGCGGGTCCTGGGGGCCCTGCGCGCGGCATCCTACGAGATCGTCCGCGTGCACCACCCGGAGCCCGGCTGCGTGGCGGGCTGA
- a CDS encoding cyclohexa-1,5-dienecarbonyl-CoA hydratase — protein MSEPLKVWEERDGQLLRLRLARPKANIVDAAMIAALAEAFAGAGGEAARKAVLLDHEGPHFSFGASVEEHLPGQCAEMLAGLHALIRRMLDCPLPILVAIRGQCLGGGLEVAAAGDLLFAAPDARLGQPEMQLAVFAPAGSCLLPEKVGPGRAFDMLVSGRSLSGEEAAAAGLVQEVAEDPEAAALAWFDRHLAPKSAAALRYAVQAARMQTVERIKEKLERVERLYLDGLMSTHDAVEGLRAFLEKRPAQWENR, from the coding sequence ATGAGCGAGCCGCTCAAGGTCTGGGAGGAGCGCGACGGGCAGCTGCTGCGCCTGCGCCTGGCCCGTCCCAAGGCCAACATCGTCGACGCGGCGATGATCGCGGCGCTCGCCGAGGCGTTCGCGGGCGCAGGCGGGGAGGCCGCGCGCAAGGCGGTGCTGCTCGATCACGAGGGCCCGCACTTCAGCTTCGGCGCCAGCGTCGAGGAGCACCTGCCGGGGCAGTGCGCGGAGATGCTCGCGGGGCTGCACGCCCTCATCCGGCGCATGCTCGACTGCCCGCTGCCGATCCTGGTGGCGATCCGCGGCCAGTGCCTCGGCGGCGGCCTCGAGGTCGCCGCCGCCGGCGACCTGCTCTTCGCCGCGCCCGACGCACGTCTCGGCCAGCCGGAGATGCAGCTCGCGGTCTTCGCCCCGGCGGGCTCCTGCCTGCTGCCGGAGAAGGTGGGCCCCGGGCGCGCCTTCGACATGCTGGTCTCGGGGCGGAGCCTGAGCGGCGAGGAGGCCGCGGCCGCGGGGCTGGTGCAGGAGGTGGCGGAGGACCCGGAGGCGGCGGCGCTGGCCTGGTTCGACCGCCACCTCGCGCCCAAGAGTGCCGCGGCCCTGCGCTACGCGGTGCAGGCCGCGCGCATGCAGACCGTCGAGCGCATCAAGGAGAAGCTCGAGCGGGTCGAGCGCCTCTACCTGGATGGTTTGATGTCCACCCACGATGCCGTCGAGGGGCTGCGCGCCTTCCTCGAGAAACGTCCCGCACAGTGGGAGAACCGTTGA
- the oah gene encoding 6-oxocyclohex-1-ene-1-carbonyl-CoA hydratase produces MSDVNKVMEVARRTAPRELFDHNLVREFVCDGVIYERRPARTPEGEVVDGLYNAWIWLNNPRQYNSYTTEMVKGVIHAFRRASNERDVACVVFTAVGDKAFCTGGNTKEYAEYYAGRPQEYRQYMRLFNDMVTSILTCDKPVINRVNGMRIGGGQEIGMACDFTIAQDLARFGQAGPKHGSAPIGGATDFLPVMMTNEQAMWAGVMCEPFSAHKAYRLGMIIDLVPALKVDGRFVPNPLVWTDRMVDEYGRFVYGEYKTGEAAKEAKALLGRGEVDLSLLDQKVEEYCGKLLLTFPECTTKTIEELRKPKLEAWNRNKEDSRAWLALNMLAEAKTGFRAFNEGDKEIGREIDFVALRKALAQGAAWTPELTEALMPHAGKQR; encoded by the coding sequence ATGAGCGATGTGAACAAGGTGATGGAGGTGGCGCGGCGGACTGCGCCGCGGGAGCTCTTCGATCACAACCTGGTGCGCGAGTTCGTCTGCGACGGCGTCATCTACGAGCGGCGCCCGGCGCGCACGCCCGAGGGCGAGGTCGTCGACGGGCTCTACAACGCCTGGATCTGGCTCAACAACCCGCGCCAGTACAACTCCTACACCACGGAGATGGTCAAGGGCGTGATCCACGCCTTCCGCCGCGCCTCCAACGAGCGCGACGTGGCCTGCGTGGTCTTCACCGCGGTGGGGGACAAGGCCTTCTGCACCGGCGGCAACACCAAGGAGTACGCCGAGTACTACGCCGGGCGGCCGCAGGAGTACCGCCAGTACATGCGGCTGTTCAACGACATGGTGACGTCGATCCTGACCTGCGACAAGCCGGTCATCAACCGCGTCAACGGCATGCGCATCGGCGGCGGGCAGGAGATCGGCATGGCCTGCGACTTCACCATCGCGCAGGATCTGGCCCGCTTCGGGCAGGCCGGCCCCAAGCACGGCTCGGCCCCCATCGGCGGCGCCACCGACTTCCTGCCGGTGATGATGACCAACGAGCAGGCGATGTGGGCGGGCGTGATGTGCGAGCCCTTCTCGGCCCACAAGGCCTACCGGCTCGGCATGATCATCGACCTCGTGCCGGCGCTGAAGGTGGACGGGCGCTTCGTGCCCAACCCGCTGGTGTGGACCGACCGGATGGTGGACGAGTACGGCCGCTTCGTCTACGGCGAGTACAAGACCGGCGAGGCGGCGAAGGAGGCCAAGGCGCTGCTCGGGCGCGGCGAGGTGGATCTGAGCCTGCTGGACCAGAAGGTGGAGGAGTACTGCGGCAAGCTCCTGCTCACCTTCCCCGAGTGCACCACCAAGACCATCGAGGAGCTGCGCAAGCCCAAGCTCGAGGCCTGGAACCGCAACAAGGAGGACTCGCGCGCCTGGCTCGCCCTCAACATGCTGGCGGAGGCCAAGACGGGCTTCCGTGCCTTCAACGAGGGCGACAAGGAGATCGGGCGGGAGATCGACTTCGTCGCCCTGCGCAAGGCCCTGGCGCAGGGGGCGGCCTGGACCCCGGAGCTGACCGAGGCCCTGATGCCGCACGCGGGGAAGCAGCGATGA
- the had gene encoding 6-hydroxycyclohex-1-ene-1-carbonyl-CoA dehydrogenase, protein MSDAYRWVMAAPGEPLRREGFDPGAPEPGEVVVQVAGCGVCHTDLGFYYDGVPVKHPLPLTLGHEISGRVVAAAEDQAAWLGRAVIVPAVIPCGTCDLCRRGKGTICRAQKMPGNDIHGGFASHVRVPAHGLCAVDEARLAQAGLELADVSVVADAVTTPYQAIVQAGVGEGDLVVVIGVGGVGGYAVQIAHALGAKVVAVDIDPEKLERVRAHGAALTLNAREVDGRAMRKAIGAFAKEQGLRQSEWVILECSGTKAGQETAFGLLTFGATLGVVGFTLDKVEVRLSNLMAFHARALGNWGCDVSLYPGALDLVLDGRVQLAPFIERHPLDEINEVFAAAHAHRLARRAILVP, encoded by the coding sequence ATGAGCGACGCCTACCGGTGGGTGATGGCGGCGCCGGGGGAGCCGCTCCGGCGCGAAGGCTTCGACCCGGGGGCCCCGGAGCCCGGCGAGGTGGTGGTGCAGGTGGCCGGATGCGGGGTCTGCCACACCGATCTGGGCTTCTACTATGACGGCGTCCCCGTCAAGCACCCGCTGCCCCTGACCCTCGGCCACGAGATCAGCGGCCGGGTGGTGGCCGCGGCCGAGGACCAGGCCGCCTGGCTCGGGCGCGCGGTGATCGTGCCGGCGGTGATCCCGTGCGGCACCTGCGATCTCTGCCGGCGCGGCAAGGGCACCATCTGCCGCGCCCAGAAGATGCCCGGAAACGACATCCACGGCGGCTTCGCCTCCCACGTCCGCGTGCCGGCCCACGGCCTGTGCGCGGTGGACGAGGCGCGGCTCGCGCAGGCGGGGCTGGAGCTGGCCGACGTCTCGGTGGTCGCCGATGCGGTGACCACGCCCTATCAGGCCATCGTCCAGGCCGGCGTCGGCGAGGGCGACCTGGTGGTGGTGATCGGGGTTGGCGGTGTGGGCGGCTATGCGGTGCAGATCGCCCACGCCCTGGGCGCGAAGGTGGTCGCCGTGGACATCGACCCGGAGAAGCTCGAGCGGGTGCGCGCCCACGGTGCGGCGCTGACCCTCAACGCCCGCGAGGTGGACGGGCGTGCGATGCGCAAGGCCATCGGCGCCTTCGCCAAGGAGCAGGGTCTGCGCCAGAGCGAGTGGGTGATCCTGGAGTGCTCGGGGACGAAGGCTGGGCAGGAGACGGCGTTCGGGCTGCTCACCTTCGGCGCCACCCTCGGCGTGGTGGGCTTCACCCTGGACAAGGTGGAGGTGCGGCTGTCGAACCTGATGGCCTTCCACGCCCGCGCGCTGGGCAACTGGGGCTGCGACGTCTCGCTCTATCCGGGGGCGCTGGATCTGGTGCTGGACGGGCGCGTGCAGCTTGCGCCCTTCATCGAGCGCCACCCGCTGGACGAGATCAACGAGGTCTTCGCCGCCGCGCACGCGCATCGGCTGGCGCGGCGGGCGATCCTGGTTCCGTGA
- a CDS encoding 2-oxoacid:acceptor oxidoreductase subunit alpha: MSISSVTVTLAGSGGAGVITAGSLLLDAAAKAGLYGVMTRSTGPQIRGGESAAMVRLAREPVTSHGDRHDLLVAIDWQNVERFADEVPLDGESLVIGDPAHGEPPAEIRAMGAREAQLPMQELAKGVEGGRPNMVALGAVAHLVGIPLEAFEAAVRKALGRKGEAAVTASMAALRAGAEAAEALPPTPRVAPAPEVAERWIITGNEAAGLGAVRGGVRFVAAYPITPATEVLEWLAPALQKVGGVLVQAEDELASINQVVGASYGGVPALTATSGPGLALMTETIGWGVAAEVPFVVIDVMRGGPSTGIPTKSEQSDLNIALYGLHGDAPHLVLAPVSVGDCLFTTQWAVHLAEALQTPAIVLSDQSLGQARAIIQRPADLAFIARRETPRANEEGYLRYRVTASGISPMAIPGTPGVQYTADGLEHNERGTPSSRAADHQAQLDKRQRKLLQHNYGAHWALVEGEGPLALVTWGSSTGPVREAAARLRAEGRPVRVVALRLLSPAQPERLAEALAGVERVLTVEQSHGAQFHRYLRAFYDLPGEVRSFHRPGPLPIRPRDIVETVHAWS, encoded by the coding sequence GTGAGCATCTCGTCCGTGACCGTAACCCTGGCCGGCAGCGGCGGCGCCGGGGTCATCACCGCCGGCAGCCTGCTGCTGGATGCCGCTGCCAAGGCCGGCCTCTACGGCGTCATGACCCGCTCCACCGGACCGCAGATCCGCGGCGGCGAGTCGGCGGCGATGGTGCGGCTCGCCCGCGAGCCGGTCACCTCCCACGGTGACCGCCACGACCTCCTGGTGGCCATCGACTGGCAGAACGTGGAGCGCTTCGCGGACGAGGTGCCGCTGGACGGCGAGAGCCTCGTCATCGGCGACCCCGCCCACGGGGAGCCGCCGGCGGAGATCCGCGCCATGGGCGCGCGCGAGGCGCAGCTGCCCATGCAGGAGCTCGCCAAGGGCGTCGAGGGCGGGCGCCCCAACATGGTCGCCCTGGGGGCGGTGGCGCACCTGGTGGGCATCCCCCTCGAGGCCTTCGAGGCCGCCGTGCGCAAGGCGCTGGGGCGCAAGGGCGAGGCCGCGGTGACCGCGAGCATGGCCGCCCTGCGGGCCGGCGCCGAGGCCGCCGAGGCGCTGCCGCCGACGCCGCGCGTCGCGCCCGCACCCGAGGTCGCGGAGCGCTGGATCATCACCGGCAACGAGGCCGCAGGCCTCGGCGCCGTGCGCGGCGGCGTCCGCTTCGTCGCCGCCTACCCCATCACCCCGGCCACCGAGGTCCTCGAGTGGCTGGCGCCGGCGCTGCAGAAGGTGGGCGGCGTGCTGGTACAGGCCGAGGACGAGCTCGCCTCCATCAACCAGGTGGTGGGCGCCTCCTACGGCGGCGTCCCCGCCCTCACCGCCACCTCCGGCCCCGGCCTCGCCCTCATGACCGAGACCATCGGCTGGGGCGTCGCCGCCGAGGTCCCCTTCGTGGTCATCGACGTCATGCGCGGCGGCCCCTCCACCGGCATCCCCACCAAGTCCGAGCAGAGCGACCTCAACATCGCCCTCTACGGCCTGCACGGCGACGCCCCGCACCTGGTCCTCGCCCCCGTCTCGGTGGGCGACTGCCTGTTCACGACGCAGTGGGCGGTGCACCTGGCCGAGGCCCTGCAGACGCCGGCCATCGTCCTCTCGGATCAGTCCCTGGGCCAGGCCCGCGCCATCATCCAGCGCCCGGCGGACCTCGCCTTCATCGCCCGCCGCGAGACCCCGCGCGCCAACGAGGAGGGCTACCTCCGCTACCGCGTCACCGCCTCCGGCATCTCGCCCATGGCGATCCCGGGCACGCCGGGCGTGCAGTACACCGCCGACGGGCTCGAGCACAACGAGCGCGGCACGCCCTCGAGCCGCGCCGCCGACCACCAGGCGCAGCTCGACAAGCGGCAGCGCAAGCTGCTCCAGCACAACTACGGGGCGCACTGGGCGCTGGTGGAGGGTGAGGGCCCGCTGGCGCTCGTCACCTGGGGATCGTCCACCGGCCCCGTGCGCGAGGCCGCGGCACGCCTGCGCGCCGAGGGCCGGCCGGTGCGCGTGGTGGCCCTGCGGCTGCTCTCGCCGGCCCAGCCCGAGCGGCTCGCCGAGGCCCTCGCCGGGGTCGAGCGGGTGCTCACCGTCGAACAGAGCCACGGTGCGCAGTTCCACCGCTACCTCAGGGCCTTCTACGACCTGCCGGGCGAGGTCCGCAGCTTCCACCGGCCGGGCCCGCTGCCCATCCGTCCGCGCGACATCGTCGAAACCGTCCACGCCTGGAGCTGA
- a CDS encoding ferritin-like domain-containing protein, with product MSMPVDSTPPRIDSVEELLAHALAMEREAAERYGELADQMETFHNPEVAEFFRTMARHEARHVDEITDLATGMILPELAPWEYKWQTPEAPETPSTGETHYLMTPYHAVRLALRHERLARRFYNRVAEYTPNAEVRALARQFAQEEDEHVRHLERWLERLPVPETGWAEDPDPPTTQE from the coding sequence ATGAGCATGCCGGTGGATTCCACACCGCCCCGCATCGACTCGGTGGAGGAGCTCCTCGCCCACGCCCTCGCCATGGAGCGCGAGGCCGCCGAGCGCTACGGCGAGCTCGCCGACCAGATGGAGACCTTCCACAACCCGGAGGTGGCGGAGTTCTTCCGCACCATGGCCCGCCACGAGGCCCGCCACGTGGACGAGATCACCGATCTCGCCACCGGCATGATCCTGCCGGAGCTGGCGCCCTGGGAGTACAAGTGGCAGACGCCGGAGGCGCCGGAGACGCCCTCCACCGGCGAGACCCACTACCTCATGACGCCCTACCACGCCGTGCGCCTGGCGCTGCGGCACGAGCGGCTCGCGCGCCGCTTCTACAACCGCGTCGCAGAGTACACCCCCAACGCCGAGGTCCGGGCGCTGGCCAGGCAGTTCGCGCAGGAGGAGGACGAGCACGTCCGCCACCTGGAGCGCTGGCTGGAGCGGCTGCCGGTGCCGGAGACGGGGTGGGCCGAGGACCCCGATCCCCCCACCACCCAGGAGTGA
- the bcrC gene encoding benzoyl-CoA reductase subunit C encodes MSSAEIIRRCEALYEDLDFTAAREWKAAEPGRKVIGFMPIYVPREIIHAAGMLPLGIFGGGDQLEVIHGDAYYQSYICRIPRSTIELAITKRLDFVDGMLFPSICDVIRNLSGIFKMMFPEMYVRYFDVPQNYRDEIGGAYYVEELHELKRGLEALGGREITDEALRRSIALYNENRRLVRELYDLRAAEPWRVPTYEAYLLLRAGMVLPVEEHSEMLRAYMAAVREEERPMRDNVRIVLNGSFCEQPPLGLIKSIEMAGCYVVDDDYILVTRWLREDVPVEGDPIENLARAFLHHSVDTAAKYTEREEDKGRYLLEQIRRRGAEGVIFAAPSFCDPALLERPMLADRLKEHGVPYISFKYAENSGQMQPIREQAGTFADSIKLWGDTGS; translated from the coding sequence ATGTCGAGCGCAGAGATCATCCGCCGTTGTGAGGCCCTCTACGAGGACCTCGACTTCACCGCCGCACGGGAGTGGAAGGCGGCCGAGCCGGGCCGCAAGGTGATCGGCTTCATGCCCATCTACGTCCCGCGCGAGATCATCCACGCCGCGGGCATGCTGCCGCTGGGGATCTTCGGCGGTGGCGACCAGCTCGAGGTCATCCACGGCGATGCGTACTACCAGAGCTACATCTGCCGCATCCCGCGCTCGACCATCGAGCTCGCCATCACCAAGCGGCTGGACTTCGTCGACGGCATGCTCTTCCCGAGCATCTGCGACGTCATCCGCAACCTTTCGGGGATCTTCAAGATGATGTTCCCCGAGATGTACGTGCGCTACTTCGACGTGCCGCAGAACTACCGCGACGAGATCGGCGGGGCCTACTACGTCGAGGAGCTGCACGAGCTCAAGCGCGGCCTCGAGGCCCTCGGGGGGCGCGAAATCACCGACGAGGCCCTGCGCCGGTCCATCGCCCTCTACAACGAGAACCGCCGTCTCGTGCGCGAGCTCTACGACCTGCGCGCGGCCGAGCCCTGGCGCGTGCCCACCTACGAGGCCTACCTGCTGCTTCGCGCCGGCATGGTGCTGCCGGTGGAGGAGCACAGCGAGATGCTGCGGGCCTACATGGCGGCGGTGCGCGAGGAGGAGCGGCCGATGCGCGACAACGTGCGCATCGTCCTCAACGGCTCGTTCTGCGAGCAGCCGCCGCTGGGGCTCATCAAGTCCATCGAGATGGCCGGCTGCTACGTGGTGGACGACGACTACATCCTCGTCACGCGCTGGCTGCGCGAGGACGTGCCGGTGGAGGGGGATCCCATCGAGAACCTGGCGCGTGCCTTCCTCCACCACTCGGTGGACACCGCCGCCAAGTACACCGAGCGCGAGGAGGACAAGGGCCGCTACCTGCTGGAGCAGATCCGGCGGCGCGGGGCCGAGGGCGTGATCTTCGCTGCCCCCTCCTTCTGCGATCCGGCGCTGCTGGAGCGGCCGATGCTGGCCGATCGGCTCAAGGAGCACGGGGTCCCGTACATCTCCTTCAAGTACGCGGAGAACTCGGGGCAGATGCAGCCCATCCGCGAGCAGGCCGGCACCTTCGCCGACTCCATCAAGCTGTGGGGTGACACGGGGAGCTGA
- the bcrB gene encoding benzoyl-CoA reductase subunit B produces MSSDTTRIDGKPEVVKEPSMLKQKEMIARNYEALTSAPETGRKVVSTFVPGNLNELVMCFDMLNNLPEINAIQNGLRKKSGAMIMDAEKRGHSEDVCTYVKADIGMMGKGNIAPNGKPLPPPDLLLLSYTGCFTFMKWFELLRHEYKCPTVMLHIPYQGDGRITPEMVKYVVKQLREEVIPAMEKVSGVKFDIDRLREYLRESAKAEDNLVWVLESAKNRPSPIDAYFGGVYYIGPIFTAFRGTKDATEYYEMLRGEIEERLRKGQHPITPEGEMEEERYRLVVEGPPNWTNFREFWKIFYEEGAVVVASTYTKVGGVYDLGFRHDPDKPLESLAEYCLGCYTNRNLPQRVDMLVQYIEEYQADGLLINSIKSCNSFSAGQLMMMREVEKRTGKPAAFIETDLVDPRYFSYANVKNRLESYFQMIDQKRRAAGAAA; encoded by the coding sequence ATGAGCAGCGACACGACCCGCATCGACGGCAAGCCGGAGGTGGTCAAAGAGCCTTCGATGCTCAAGCAGAAGGAGATGATCGCCCGCAACTACGAGGCGCTCACCAGCGCCCCGGAGACCGGGCGCAAGGTGGTCTCCACCTTCGTGCCCGGCAACCTGAACGAGCTGGTGATGTGCTTCGACATGCTCAACAACCTGCCGGAGATCAACGCGATCCAGAACGGCCTGCGGAAGAAGAGCGGCGCCATGATCATGGACGCCGAGAAGCGCGGCCACTCGGAGGACGTCTGCACCTACGTCAAGGCCGACATCGGCATGATGGGCAAGGGCAACATCGCCCCCAACGGCAAGCCGCTGCCGCCGCCCGACCTGCTGCTCCTGTCCTACACCGGCTGCTTCACCTTCATGAAGTGGTTCGAGCTGCTGCGCCACGAGTACAAGTGCCCGACCGTGATGCTGCACATCCCGTACCAGGGCGACGGCAGGATCACCCCGGAGATGGTCAAGTACGTGGTCAAGCAGCTCCGGGAGGAGGTGATCCCCGCGATGGAGAAGGTGAGCGGGGTGAAGTTCGACATCGACCGCCTGCGCGAGTACCTGCGCGAGTCGGCCAAGGCCGAGGACAACCTCGTGTGGGTGCTGGAGAGCGCCAAGAACAGGCCCTCGCCCATCGACGCCTACTTCGGCGGCGTCTACTACATCGGCCCGATCTTCACCGCCTTCCGCGGCACCAAGGACGCCACCGAGTACTACGAGATGCTGCGGGGCGAGATCGAGGAGCGGCTCCGCAAGGGCCAGCATCCCATCACGCCGGAGGGCGAGATGGAGGAGGAGCGCTACCGCCTCGTGGTGGAGGGGCCGCCCAACTGGACCAACTTCCGCGAGTTCTGGAAGATCTTCTACGAGGAAGGCGCGGTGGTGGTGGCCAGCACCTACACCAAGGTGGGCGGCGTCTACGACCTCGGCTTCCGCCACGACCCGGACAAGCCCCTGGAGTCGCTGGCCGAGTACTGCCTCGGCTGCTACACCAACCGCAACCTCCCGCAGCGGGTGGACATGCTGGTGCAGTACATCGAGGAGTACCAGGCCGACGGCCTCCTCATCAACTCCATCAAGAGCTGCAACAGCTTCTCCGCGGGCCAGCTCATGATGATGCGCGAGGTGGAGAAGCGCACCGGTAAGCCCGCGGCCTTCATCGAGACCGATCTCGTCGATCCGCGCTACTTCTCCTACGCCAACGTCAAGAACCGGCTCGAGAGCTACTTCCAGATGATCGACCAGAAGCGGCGTGCCGCCGGCGCCGCCGCGTGA
- a CDS encoding 2-oxoacid:ferredoxin oxidoreductase subunit beta codes for METTTATRKLTPKDYKSDIKPVWCPGCGDFSVLSSITKALAELGIPPEQAAVVSGIGCSSRIPAYTSVYGLHGLHGRALPAAIGLKVARPDLTVIAAGGDGDGFSIGGNHFLHACRRNVDMTYIVMDNEVYGMTKGQASPTTEPDWERGKLTPGGPGINPFHPLAVALASGANFIARGFTGDPNYVARLIAEGIRHPGFSFIQVLSPCVTFRPEEREWKKVVRPAPVEPTSDPARAARRLMTDDGFNLGVLFKGDRRPFRPDTSARATVAELEQEFVV; via the coding sequence ATGGAGACCACCACCGCCACCCGCAAGCTCACCCCCAAGGACTACAAGTCCGACATCAAGCCCGTCTGGTGCCCGGGATGCGGGGACTTCTCGGTCCTGTCCTCCATCACCAAGGCGCTGGCCGAGCTGGGCATCCCCCCGGAGCAGGCGGCCGTCGTCTCGGGCATCGGCTGCTCCTCGCGCATCCCCGCCTACACCAGCGTCTACGGGCTGCACGGCCTGCACGGGCGGGCCCTGCCCGCGGCCATCGGCCTCAAGGTGGCGCGGCCGGACCTGACCGTCATCGCCGCCGGCGGCGACGGCGACGGCTTCTCCATCGGCGGCAACCACTTCCTGCACGCCTGCCGGCGCAACGTGGACATGACCTACATCGTCATGGACAACGAGGTCTACGGCATGACCAAGGGCCAGGCCTCGCCCACCACCGAGCCCGACTGGGAGCGCGGCAAGCTCACGCCCGGCGGCCCCGGCATCAACCCCTTCCACCCGCTGGCGGTGGCGCTCGCCTCGGGCGCCAACTTCATCGCCCGCGGCTTCACCGGCGATCCCAACTACGTCGCCCGCCTCATCGCGGAGGGCATCCGCCACCCGGGCTTCTCCTTCATTCAGGTGCTGAGCCCGTGCGTGACCTTCCGCCCCGAGGAGCGCGAGTGGAAGAAGGTGGTGCGCCCGGCCCCGGTGGAGCCGACCTCGGACCCGGCGCGCGCGGCGCGCCGGCTCATGACCGACGACGGCTTCAACCTCGGCGTCCTCTTCAAGGGCGACCGGCGCCCGTTCCGACCCGACACCTCGGCCCGTGCCACCGTGGCCGAGCTGGAGCAGGAGTTCGTCGTATGA